A window of Streptomyces marispadix contains these coding sequences:
- a CDS encoding ABC transporter ATP-binding protein: MSGPARMLGGGAPPRRSADFRGSAKRLLRQFRPEAATLGGMVAFGVLGVGFSVLGPKILGDATDLIFAGFVGKRLPDGVSRDQVLDRMRAEGDDGVADMLSGTDFTPGQGIDFSALSHVLLLVVAVYAAAGLMMFVSGRLSVRAISQTVFRLREQVEAKLSRLPLSYFDKQTRGEVLSRVTNDIDNIGQTLQQTMGQIVNSVLTVAGVLVMMFWISPLLALVALVTVPLSLTVATRLGKRAQPQFVRQWSDTGKLNAHVEEMYTGHALVKVFGRQEESAAAFREHNEALYQASYKAQFVSGIMQPAMMFVANLNYVLVAVAGGLRVASGALSIGDVQAFVQYSRQFSQPLNQIASMANMVQSGVASAERVFEILDAGEQTPEPSDPARPGEVRGRVELDRVSFRYEPERPLIEDLSLKVEPGSTVAIVGPTGAGKTTLVNLLLRFYETRSGRILLDGTETAAMNREELRSRIGMVLQDTWLFHGTIADNIAYGAGGSSREEVEEAARAAHADRFIRTLPDGYDTVLDEDGTGVSAGEKQLITIARAFLSDPVILVLDEATSSVDTRTEVLIQQAMARLAHGRTSFVIAHRLSTIREADVILVMENGSIVEQGSHRELLASGGAYARLYEAQFAAAVAEVD; this comes from the coding sequence ATGAGCGGTCCCGCCCGCATGCTCGGCGGCGGTGCGCCGCCCCGCCGCTCGGCCGACTTCCGTGGCTCGGCGAAACGTCTGCTGCGGCAGTTCCGTCCCGAAGCGGCCACGCTCGGCGGCATGGTGGCCTTCGGTGTGCTGGGCGTCGGCTTCAGCGTTCTCGGCCCGAAGATCCTCGGCGACGCCACCGACCTGATCTTCGCGGGCTTCGTCGGCAAGAGGCTGCCGGACGGCGTCAGCCGCGACCAGGTGCTGGACCGCATGCGTGCCGAGGGCGACGACGGCGTGGCCGACATGCTCTCCGGTACGGACTTCACGCCGGGTCAGGGCATCGACTTCAGTGCGCTGAGCCATGTGCTGCTCCTGGTGGTCGCGGTGTACGCGGCGGCGGGGCTGATGATGTTCGTCAGCGGACGGCTGTCGGTGCGGGCCATCAGCCAGACCGTCTTCCGGCTGCGGGAGCAGGTCGAGGCGAAGCTGTCGCGGCTGCCGCTGTCGTACTTCGACAAGCAGACGCGGGGAGAGGTCCTCAGCCGCGTCACCAACGACATCGACAACATCGGACAGACCCTTCAGCAGACCATGGGGCAGATCGTCAACTCCGTGCTGACGGTGGCCGGTGTGCTGGTGATGATGTTCTGGATCTCGCCGCTGCTGGCGCTGGTAGCGCTGGTGACCGTACCGCTGTCGCTGACCGTGGCCACGCGGCTGGGCAAGCGCGCGCAGCCGCAGTTCGTACGCCAGTGGTCCGACACGGGCAAGCTGAACGCCCACGTCGAGGAGATGTACACCGGGCACGCGCTGGTGAAGGTCTTCGGGCGCCAGGAGGAGTCGGCGGCGGCCTTCCGCGAGCACAACGAGGCGCTGTACCAGGCGAGTTACAAGGCGCAGTTCGTCAGCGGCATCATGCAGCCGGCGATGATGTTCGTCGCGAACCTCAACTACGTGCTGGTGGCGGTCGCCGGTGGTCTGCGGGTCGCCTCGGGGGCGCTGTCGATCGGCGACGTACAGGCTTTCGTGCAGTATTCGCGGCAGTTCAGCCAGCCGCTCAACCAGATCGCCTCCATGGCGAACATGGTGCAGTCCGGGGTGGCTTCCGCCGAGCGCGTCTTCGAGATCCTCGACGCCGGAGAGCAGACGCCGGAACCAAGCGACCCGGCCCGCCCCGGCGAGGTGCGCGGCCGCGTGGAACTCGACCGCGTCTCCTTCCGCTACGAGCCCGAACGGCCCCTCATCGAGGATCTGTCGCTCAAGGTCGAGCCGGGCAGCACCGTCGCCATCGTCGGGCCGACCGGCGCGGGCAAGACCACGCTCGTCAATCTGCTGCTGCGCTTCTACGAGACACGGTCCGGGCGCATCCTGCTGGACGGCACGGAGACGGCGGCGATGAACCGCGAGGAGCTGCGCTCCCGAATAGGCATGGTCCTCCAGGACACCTGGCTCTTCCACGGCACGATCGCGGACAACATCGCCTACGGGGCGGGCGGTTCGAGCCGCGAGGAGGTTGAGGAGGCGGCGCGTGCGGCACACGCCGACCGGTTCATACGCACGCTGCCCGACGGCTACGACACGGTCCTCGACGAGGACGGCACCGGCGTAAGCGCGGGCGAGAAGCAGCTCATCACCATCGCGCGAGCCTTCCTCTCCGACCCGGTCATCCTCGTACTCGACGAGGCGACCAGCTCGGTGGACACCCGCACCGAGGTGCTCATCCAGCAGGCCATGGCGCGGCTGGCGCACGGCCGTACGAGCTTCGTCATCGCACACCGGCTCTCCACGATCCGGGAGGCCGACGTGATCCTGGTCATGGAGAACGGGTCGATCGTCGAACAGGGCTCGCACCGTGAGCTGCTGGCGTCCGGCGGGGCCTATGCCCGCCTGTACGAGGCGCAGTTCGCGGCGGCCGTCGCGGAGGTTGACTGA
- a CDS encoding RNA polymerase sigma factor, which translates to MPESPLIRTACTPPPEPAASTLEVSLVQTRTLTSAAPPAASTAPALAAPTATATATPTAAAPAPVAPPVTSPPVQSPPAGSAPVQTPPVLTPAAPLPAPPAAPGPADEQHQPEADKAEKPVREESGSGASADLFRQYLREIGRIPLLSAADEVELARRVEAGLFAEEKLTDPATHPDGRLAHELDQLVVMGRMAKRRLIEANLRLVVSVAKRYVGRGLTMLDLVQEGNLGLIRAVEKFDYARGYKFSTYATWWIRQAMSRALADQARTIRVPVHVVELINRVVRVQRRLLQERGQEPTPDEVAAHLDLTGERVSEVLRLAQEPVSLHAPVGEEDDVHLGDLIEDGDAPSPVESAAFLLLRQHLEAVLSTLGERERKVVQLRYGLDDGRPRTLEEIGRLFGVTRERIRQIESKTLGKLRDHAFADQLRGYLD; encoded by the coding sequence ATGCCGGAGAGCCCCCTGATCCGAACAGCATGTACGCCGCCCCCCGAACCGGCAGCGAGCACACTGGAGGTCTCCCTCGTGCAGACCCGGACCCTGACCAGCGCGGCACCTCCCGCCGCCTCGACGGCTCCCGCCCTGGCCGCCCCGACAGCAACGGCGACCGCGACCCCGACTGCCGCCGCTCCCGCGCCGGTTGCTCCACCCGTGACGAGTCCGCCGGTACAGAGTCCGCCAGCAGGAAGCGCCCCCGTACAGACCCCGCCCGTACTCACCCCCGCCGCGCCGCTCCCGGCGCCGCCCGCCGCCCCGGGCCCCGCCGACGAGCAGCACCAGCCGGAAGCGGACAAGGCCGAGAAGCCGGTGCGCGAGGAGAGCGGCAGCGGCGCCTCCGCAGATCTCTTCCGTCAGTATCTGCGCGAGATCGGCCGCATCCCGCTGCTGTCCGCCGCCGACGAGGTCGAACTCGCCCGCCGTGTCGAGGCGGGCCTCTTCGCCGAGGAGAAACTGACCGACCCCGCGACCCACCCCGACGGCCGGCTCGCACACGAACTCGACCAGCTCGTCGTCATGGGCCGGATGGCCAAGCGCCGTCTGATCGAGGCGAATCTGCGGCTCGTCGTCTCCGTCGCGAAACGCTACGTGGGCCGCGGCCTGACCATGCTCGACCTCGTCCAGGAGGGAAATCTCGGGCTGATACGGGCGGTTGAGAAGTTCGACTACGCCCGCGGCTACAAGTTCTCCACGTACGCGACCTGGTGGATCCGGCAGGCGATGTCCCGCGCCCTCGCCGACCAGGCCCGCACGATCCGCGTGCCCGTCCATGTGGTCGAGCTGATCAACCGCGTCGTACGCGTACAGCGGCGGCTGCTCCAGGAGCGCGGCCAGGAGCCCACGCCCGACGAGGTCGCCGCCCATCTCGACCTCACCGGCGAGCGAGTCAGCGAAGTGCTGCGCCTCGCACAGGAACCGGTGTCGTTGCACGCCCCCGTCGGCGAGGAGGACGACGTACACCTCGGCGACCTCATAGAGGACGGGGACGCGCCCTCGCCCGTGGAGTCAGCCGCGTTCCTGCTGCTGCGACAGCACCTCGAAGCGGTGCTCTCCACCCTCGGCGAACGCGAACGCAAGGTCGTACAACTGCGTTACGGACTGGACGACGGCCGCCCGCGCACCCTTGAGGAGATCGGCCGGTTGTTCGGCGTGACCAGGGAGCGGATACGGCAGATCGAGTCCAAGACGCTCGGCAAGCTGCGCGACCACGCCTTCGCCGACCAGTTGCGGGGCTATCTCGACTGA
- the dnaG gene encoding DNA primase gives MAGRINDEDVKAVRGAVPIDAVVSEYLQLRNAGGGNLKGLCPFHDEKSPSFHVSPSKGLFHCFGCQQGGDTLDFVMRVDHLSFSEAVERLAAQAGITLRYEEGGYGRASQQGERTRLVEAHKTAAAFYAEQLQSPEADTGRRFLTERGFDQSAAEHFGIGYAPAGWDHLVRFLRGKGFSDKELTLSGLAQEARNGRPIDRFRGRLMWPIRDITGDVVGFGARKLREDDHGPKYLNTPETPIYHKSQVLYGIDLAKKDIAKGNRAVVVEGYTDVMACHLAGVTTAIATSGTSFGEGHIKILRRLLMDNSGSEVIFTFDGDAAGRKAALRAFEDDQKFAARTSIAITPQGMDPCELRIAEGDEAVAKVVEDRSPLFEFAIRSIVGQHNLDTAEGRSAALEQAAPVVAQIKDPAIQHEYAVRLAGLLGILDTQFVVRRLGQLARRRSGGGQAHGRTPQAASAASGGAGAQTPAAHGGPALHLRSPAHRVERELLKLALQRPELVAPAFDAYETDEFTAPPYAAVREAVEAAGGVTGADDDFVSRVRAAAPDDTVRALVHELVVEPLRSARGREPDELYAGTQLVAVRLAAVNARIADLESSARRLEAQRDDERSAAVRQEIWTLTQYGRSLQERGAAAL, from the coding sequence GTGGCGGGCAGGATCAACGACGAGGACGTGAAGGCGGTACGGGGCGCGGTCCCGATCGACGCCGTGGTCTCGGAGTACCTCCAGCTCCGCAACGCCGGAGGCGGCAATCTGAAGGGCCTGTGCCCCTTTCACGACGAGAAGTCGCCCTCGTTCCACGTCAGTCCGTCCAAGGGCCTCTTCCACTGCTTCGGCTGCCAGCAGGGCGGCGACACCCTCGACTTCGTCATGCGCGTCGACCACCTCTCCTTCTCCGAGGCGGTCGAACGGCTCGCGGCCCAGGCGGGGATCACCCTGCGGTACGAGGAGGGCGGTTACGGCAGGGCCAGCCAGCAGGGCGAGCGCACCCGTCTCGTAGAGGCGCACAAGACCGCGGCCGCGTTCTACGCCGAGCAGTTGCAGAGCCCCGAGGCGGACACCGGCCGGCGCTTCCTCACCGAGCGCGGTTTCGACCAGTCCGCCGCAGAGCACTTCGGCATCGGATACGCCCCGGCGGGCTGGGACCATCTGGTGCGCTTCCTGCGCGGCAAGGGCTTCTCCGACAAGGAGCTGACGCTCTCCGGACTCGCCCAGGAGGCCCGCAACGGGCGTCCCATCGACCGCTTCCGGGGCCGTCTGATGTGGCCCATCCGCGACATCACCGGCGACGTTGTGGGCTTCGGCGCCCGCAAGCTGCGCGAGGACGACCACGGCCCCAAGTACCTCAACACCCCCGAGACGCCGATCTACCACAAGTCCCAGGTGCTCTACGGCATCGACCTCGCGAAGAAGGACATCGCCAAGGGCAACCGCGCGGTCGTCGTCGAGGGCTACACCGATGTGATGGCCTGCCACCTCGCGGGCGTCACCACCGCCATCGCCACCAGCGGCACGTCCTTCGGCGAGGGCCACATCAAGATCCTTCGCCGGCTGCTGATGGACAACTCCGGCTCGGAGGTCATCTTCACCTTCGACGGCGACGCGGCGGGACGCAAGGCGGCCCTGCGGGCATTCGAGGACGACCAGAAGTTCGCGGCGCGTACGTCCATCGCGATCACGCCGCAGGGCATGGACCCCTGCGAGCTGCGCATCGCCGAGGGCGACGAGGCGGTGGCGAAGGTCGTCGAAGACCGCTCGCCGCTCTTCGAGTTCGCCATCCGCTCCATCGTCGGGCAGCACAACCTCGATACGGCGGAGGGCCGTTCGGCCGCGCTGGAGCAGGCGGCGCCCGTCGTGGCGCAGATCAAGGACCCGGCCATCCAGCACGAGTACGCGGTGCGTCTCGCCGGGCTGCTGGGCATCCTCGACACGCAGTTCGTGGTGCGGCGCCTGGGGCAGCTCGCCCGTCGCCGCTCCGGCGGAGGCCAGGCCCACGGCAGGACGCCCCAGGCGGCCTCCGCCGCTTCGGGCGGCGCGGGCGCCCAGACCCCTGCCGCCCATGGCGGCCCCGCCCTCCATCTGCGCAGCCCCGCACACCGAGTCGAGCGTGAACTGCTCAAACTCGCCCTTCAGCGCCCCGAGTTGGTCGCCCCGGCCTTCGACGCCTACGAGACCGACGAGTTCACCGCACCGCCCTACGCCGCCGTACGTGAAGCCGTCGAAGCGGCGGGCGGCGTGACGGGCGCCGACGACGACTTCGTGAGCCGTGTGCGTGCCGCCGCGCCCGACGACACCGTGAGAGCGCTCGTACACGAACTCGTCGTGGAGCCGCTGCGCAGCGCCCGCGGCCGCGAACCCGACGAGCTGTACGCGGGCACGCAGCTCGTCGCCGTGCGCCTCGCCGCCGTCAACGCCCGCATCGCCGACCTGGAGAGCAGCGCCCGCCGCCTGGAGGCCCAGCGCGACGATGAACGCTCTGCGGCGGTGCGTCAGGAGATCTGGACGCTCACGCAGTACGGCCGCTCCCTCCAGGAGCGCGGCGCGGCGGCGCTCTAG
- a CDS encoding NAD(P)/FAD-dependent oxidoreductase, translating to MVDAHRTFVIVGGGLAGSKAAEALRAEGFTGRVILIGDERDHPYERPPLSKGYLAGSDERESVFVHEPAWYAGADIELHLGQTVVRLDPGAKSLVLGDGTRLNYDKLLLATGAEPRRLDIPGTSLASVHHLRRIAHADRLRGRLTALGQENGHLVIAGAGWIGLEVAAAARVYGAEVTVVEPEPTPLHSVLGPEMGMLFADLHREHGVRFHFGARLSEITGTDGMVQSVRTDDGDEHPAHDVLAAIGAAPRTSLAEAAGLELAEGPGGGVAVDSALRTSDPDIYAAGDVASLRETPWGGPLRVEHWANALNSGPAAARSMLGRDVVYDRVPYFFSDQYDVGMEYSGYAPPGAYDQVVCRGDVAKREFIAFWLRENRVLAGLNVNVWDVTGAVQDLIRSGAAVEPEALADPAVPLSDLGR from the coding sequence GTGGTCGACGCACACCGGACGTTCGTCATCGTCGGCGGAGGTCTCGCCGGTTCGAAGGCCGCCGAGGCCCTGCGTGCCGAGGGCTTCACCGGCCGGGTCATCCTGATCGGCGACGAGCGCGACCACCCCTACGAACGTCCGCCCCTCTCCAAGGGGTATCTCGCCGGTTCCGACGAGCGCGAGAGCGTGTTCGTGCACGAGCCCGCCTGGTACGCGGGCGCGGACATCGAACTCCACCTGGGCCAGACCGTCGTACGCCTCGACCCCGGCGCCAAGAGCCTGGTGCTCGGCGACGGCACCCGCCTCAACTACGACAAGCTGCTGCTGGCCACGGGCGCCGAACCCCGCCGTCTCGACATCCCCGGCACCTCCCTCGCCTCCGTGCACCACCTCCGCCGCATCGCACACGCCGACCGGCTTCGCGGCCGTCTCACGGCACTCGGCCAGGAGAACGGCCATCTCGTCATCGCCGGAGCAGGCTGGATCGGCCTCGAAGTGGCCGCGGCGGCACGCGTGTACGGGGCGGAGGTCACCGTCGTCGAACCGGAGCCGACCCCGCTGCACTCCGTGCTCGGGCCCGAGATGGGCATGCTCTTCGCCGACCTCCACCGCGAGCACGGCGTCCGTTTCCACTTCGGCGCACGGCTCTCCGAGATCACCGGTACCGACGGGATGGTGCAGTCCGTACGCACCGACGACGGCGACGAACACCCCGCACACGACGTCCTCGCCGCCATCGGGGCCGCGCCCCGCACGTCCCTCGCCGAGGCCGCCGGGCTCGAACTCGCCGAAGGGCCGGGCGGAGGCGTCGCCGTGGACTCCGCGCTGCGCACCTCCGACCCCGACATCTACGCCGCCGGCGACGTGGCGTCCCTGCGTGAGACCCCGTGGGGCGGTCCGCTGCGCGTCGAGCACTGGGCCAACGCCCTCAACAGCGGCCCCGCGGCGGCACGTTCGATGCTCGGCCGTGACGTCGTCTACGACCGCGTGCCCTACTTCTTCTCCGACCAGTACGACGTGGGCATGGAGTACTCCGGCTACGCGCCCCCCGGCGCCTACGACCAGGTGGTGTGCAGGGGAGATGTCGCCAAGCGGGAGTTCATCGCCTTCTGGCTGCGGGAGAACCGCGTACTGGCCGGGCTCAACGTCAACGTGTGGGACGTCACCGGAGCCGTGCAGGACCTGATCCGCTCCGGTGCGGCCGTCGAGCCTGAGGCCCTCGCGGACCCGGCAGTACCGCTGTCCGACCTCGGCCGCTGA
- a CDS encoding deoxyguanosinetriphosphate triphosphohydrolase family protein yields MHGTYDTQTTGGTGGTGHGPAHEPGHGRPGGAPAPYGPADIERWAPEPDKRPGRTAFQRDRARVLHSAALRRLAGKTQVVAPGTSAQAWDASPRTRLTHSLECAQVGRELGAALGCDPDLVEAACLAHDLGHPPFGHNGERVLSEIAAPCGGFEGNAQSLRLLSRLEPKRFLDPHPDQARGANPLSGPGPEATASPDATAAASPLPGPGPDGGDVGRTAEGAAARPEDLAPGALIPVGLNLTRAALDAATKYPWSRGCHPHDPGSGKFGVYEDDLPVFEWFRRGAPEGRTCFEAQVMDWSDDVAYSVHDVEDGLHAGHLDPNVLLAEPERRDIFDVAAKRYAPDAAPDELAEALDRLLDQEWWPHGYDGSAVAQARLKDATSQLIGRFALAAEGATRSAYGSGPLTRYAAELVVPRGVRLECAVLKAVADRYVMQRPDLERLRAEQRVVLGELADALTARAPEGLDPQFRALYMEAGDDAARLRVVVDQIAALTDVSARSLHARLTRAGRRG; encoded by the coding sequence ATGCACGGCACGTACGACACACAGACCACCGGTGGCACCGGCGGTACCGGCCACGGGCCCGCCCACGAGCCCGGCCACGGACGGCCCGGTGGCGCTCCGGCCCCCTACGGCCCGGCCGACATCGAGCGCTGGGCGCCCGAGCCCGACAAGCGGCCGGGGCGTACCGCCTTCCAGCGCGACCGTGCACGCGTACTGCACTCGGCAGCACTGCGGAGGCTCGCGGGCAAGACCCAGGTCGTCGCCCCCGGCACCAGCGCACAGGCATGGGACGCCAGCCCCCGCACCCGCCTCACCCACTCCCTTGAGTGCGCACAGGTCGGCCGTGAGCTGGGGGCGGCGCTCGGCTGCGACCCCGATCTGGTGGAGGCCGCCTGTCTCGCGCACGACCTGGGGCATCCGCCCTTCGGGCACAACGGCGAGCGGGTACTGAGCGAAATCGCCGCGCCCTGCGGCGGGTTCGAGGGCAACGCCCAGTCGCTGCGGCTCCTCTCCAGGCTGGAGCCGAAGCGCTTCCTCGACCCTCACCCGGACCAGGCCCGGGGCGCGAACCCTCTCTCCGGCCCGGGCCCCGAGGCGACCGCGAGCCCCGATGCGACCGCCGCCGCGAGCCCGCTGCCGGGCCCCGGCCCGGACGGCGGCGACGTGGGCCGCACCGCCGAGGGCGCCGCAGCCCGGCCCGAGGACCTGGCCCCGGGCGCGCTGATCCCCGTCGGCCTGAACCTCACCCGTGCCGCGCTCGACGCCGCCACCAAATACCCCTGGAGCCGCGGCTGCCACCCCCACGATCCGGGCTCCGGCAAGTTCGGCGTCTACGAGGACGACCTGCCCGTCTTCGAGTGGTTCCGGCGGGGCGCGCCCGAAGGGCGTACTTGCTTCGAGGCGCAGGTCATGGACTGGTCCGACGACGTCGCCTACTCCGTACACGATGTCGAGGACGGTCTGCACGCTGGCCACCTCGACCCCAACGTCCTGCTGGCAGAGCCCGAACGACGCGACATCTTCGACGTCGCAGCGAAGCGCTACGCCCCCGACGCCGCACCCGACGAACTCGCCGAAGCGCTCGACCGGTTGCTCGACCAGGAGTGGTGGCCGCACGGCTACGACGGCTCCGCCGTGGCGCAGGCCCGCCTCAAGGACGCCACGAGCCAGCTCATCGGCCGCTTCGCGCTCGCCGCGGAAGGCGCCACCCGCAGCGCCTACGGATCGGGCCCGCTCACCCGCTACGCCGCCGAACTCGTCGTGCCCCGCGGCGTGCGGCTGGAGTGCGCGGTGCTCAAGGCCGTCGCGGACCGCTATGTGATGCAGCGCCCCGACCTCGAACGGCTGCGTGCCGAGCAGCGCGTCGTGCTCGGCGAACTCGCGGACGCACTGACCGCTCGCGCGCCGGAGGGCCTCGATCCGCAGTTCCGGGCGCTGTACATGGAGGCGGGCGACGACGCCGCGCGGCTGCGTGTCGTCGTCGACCAGATCGCCGCGCTGACGGACGTCTCGGCACGCTCGCTGCACGCACGCCTCACCCGCGCCGGACGCCGCGGCTGA
- a CDS encoding sirohydrochlorin chelatase: protein MTASPPPESRPGPEPLPGPDQPHGLDSTAQLMTRLTSQLHTQLTAIRPAGARPATRAAAPVLVAVAHGSRDPAALRTVDSLLAAVRAARPGLHAELGHIELNEPALPRTLAALPRGAEVVLVPLLFGHGHHVKHDIPRALADAPHLRGTVAEPLGPHPLLAEALHERLTEAVRGESRGPDAVVLAAAGSRDPESADDTRRIAAVLGERLGGGTPVLPAYASAARPTVPEAVSTLRAEGHRRIAMASCFTAPGYFAARCAAEAPWAASSPIGAHPALVRLVLHRFDEACAAVPALRGGARRGTGTRPAAPAEVPAPALTPLAHA, encoded by the coding sequence ATGACGGCGTCGCCACCACCCGAATCCCGTCCCGGCCCCGAGCCACTGCCCGGCCCCGACCAACCGCACGGCCTCGACAGTACGGCGCAGCTCATGACCCGCCTCACCTCCCAGCTCCACACCCAGTTGACGGCGATACGCCCGGCCGGAGCGCGTCCCGCTACCCGGGCCGCCGCCCCCGTGCTGGTCGCGGTCGCCCACGGCTCCCGCGACCCCGCGGCACTGCGTACAGTCGACTCGCTGCTCGCGGCCGTAAGGGCGGCACGCCCCGGGCTCCACGCCGAGCTGGGCCATATCGAGCTGAACGAACCCGCCCTTCCGCGCACACTGGCCGCGTTGCCGCGCGGTGCCGAAGTGGTGCTCGTACCGCTGCTGTTCGGGCACGGGCACCACGTCAAGCACGACATCCCGCGTGCCCTCGCCGACGCCCCGCACCTCCGCGGCACCGTTGCCGAACCCCTCGGTCCGCATCCGCTGCTCGCCGAGGCTCTGCACGAGCGGCTGACGGAGGCCGTACGGGGCGAGAGCCGGGGGCCGGACGCCGTGGTGCTGGCCGCCGCCGGTTCACGCGATCCGGAGTCGGCGGACGATACGCGTCGCATCGCGGCCGTACTCGGCGAACGGCTCGGAGGCGGCACTCCCGTGCTGCCCGCCTACGCCTCCGCCGCCCGGCCCACGGTCCCCGAGGCGGTAAGCACGCTCCGCGCCGAGGGGCACCGGCGCATCGCCATGGCGTCCTGCTTCACCGCACCGGGGTACTTCGCCGCGCGCTGTGCCGCCGAAGCGCCCTGGGCGGCCTCGTCCCCGATCGGTGCGCATCCGGCGCTGGTCAGGCTCGTACTGCACCGCTTCGACGAGGCATGCGCGGCGGTACCGGCGCTCCGGGGCGGCGCCCGCCGTGGCACCGGTACCCGTCCGGCCGCCCCCGCCGAAGTTCCCGCTCCCGCCCTGACCCCGCTCGCACACGCATAG